A single genomic interval of Silene latifolia isolate original U9 population unplaced genomic scaffold, ASM4854445v1 scaffold_381, whole genome shotgun sequence harbors:
- the LOC141639414 gene encoding uncharacterized protein LOC141639414 produces MTNSSTTETATVDTKSNTSFSIVPVENPGANITQVLFTGNNYNDWSRTFRLALLAKGKLDYIDGTISKPSISDPDYKSWRSVNALVCAWIFKSIDPDLRTSISLRDEATQLWADIKQRFTLVNDAHIYQLENDIMNYKQGPTETVMAYYGRIKKLWDDLIASDAFPVCECNPCTCNLVRLLDRRREKKRVRSFLMGLDARYAVLRSHILGTEPLPSLNQIYSRLLQEDGMRTALNTTSNYSRPDPMIYAAHASYGPRNTGGGGHDSRTREPSRSDSLTSAKTPTLNPPKPTCLACKRPGHSFKSCFRVTGLFPDWWGDRPRDHIYISPDATDLSQAIFVSDPRFKNKRQSNTAPRINMVSQVGSQIGSQDPSSSSTLSTLDNIDLNNLNAAERAELTRLWQSHKASSADRLNGNVPLFSWIIDTGASHHMSGCLSHFSNIRTISPLSVGLPNGDHTSATQCGDIILSPRLVLKNVLYAATLQCHLISDRSSKMVIGAGEQREGLYYLKSVRNDEAKAFMVGKFSPNHRAFLSAVTKGHEPSTFTEAMQDTHWREAMKLEIDALEKNNTWTLEQLPPNKKAIGSKWVYKIKYNADGSVERYKARLVVMGNRQVEGVDYYETFAPTVKLVTFRTLLAIAAAKQWELHQMDVHNAFLHGDLDEKVYMKPPPGFNFSKDGAVCHLRKSLYGLKQAPRCWYAKLALALHGYGFKQCPYDDSLFSITTPETEVHVLIYVDDLVICGNNSEMIKKFKDYLCNCFHMKDLGTLKYFLGLEIARNSTGIFVSQRKYALDILSEAGLLGSRPSSIPMEPNHHLTLSKSPALNDPQPYRRLVGRLVYLTITRPELTYSVHILAQFMHAPTTDHWNAALQVVRYLKTSPGQGILLRSESDLSLHA; encoded by the exons ATGACGAATTCCTCGACTACCGAAACTGCTACTGTCGACACCAAATCAAACACATCTTTCTCCATTGTTCCTGTAGAAAATCCAGGAGCCAATATCACGCAAGTTCTGTTCACCGGCAATAACTACAACGATTGGTCTCGCACCTTTCGACTCGCCCTCCTCGCTAAGGGGAAACTCGATTATATTGACGGGACCATATCCAAACCTTCGATCTCTGACCCGGATTACAAGTCATGGCGATCCGTGAATGCTCTTGTCTGCGCTTGGATATTCAAATCTATCGACCCCGACTTGCGAACATCAATTTCTCTGCGTGACGAGGCGACTCAACTATGGGCCGATATCAAACAACGATTTACACTGGTAAACGATGCTCATATCTATCAATTAGAAAATGATATTATGAATTATAAACAGGGACCAACTGAAACCGTTATGGCGTACTACGGACGCATCAAGAAGCTATGGGATGATCTCATTGCGAGTGACGCTTTTCCAGTTTGTGAGTGCAATCCTTGCACCTGTAATCTGGTTCGTCTCCTTGACCGCCGTCGCGAAAAGAAACGGGTACGTTCTTTCCTTATGGGCCTCGATGCTCGATATGCTGTTTTGCGCTCTCACATCCTTGGGACTGAACCATTACCTTCCTTGAACCAAATATACAGCCGTCTTCTTCAAGAAGACGGTATGCGTACCGCACTCAATACTACCTCCAATTACTCTCGACCCGACCCAATGATATATGCTGCCCATGCCTCTTATGGACCTCGTAACACAGGGGGAGGGGGTCATGACTCCAGGACACGCGAGCCTTCTCGCAGTGATAGCCTTACCTCCGCTAAAACACCCACCCTTAACCCTCCTAAACCCACTTGCCTAGCTTGTAAACGACCAGGCCACTCTTTTAAGTCCTGCTTTCGTGTCACCGGACTGTTTCCCGATTGGTGGGGAGATAGACCACGGGACCATATTTATATTAGCCCGGATGCTACTGATTTGAGCCAAGCTATTTTTGTCTCTGACCCACGGTTTAAAAACAAAAGACAATCGAACACTGCTCCGCGTATTAATATGGTCAGTCAAGTGGGTTCTCAAATCGGTTCCCAAGACCCATCATCCTCCTCGACTCTTTCTACTCTCGACAACATTGACTTAAACAATCTCAACGCCGCCGAACGTGCTGAACTGACTCGGCTATGGCAGTCCCACAAAGCCTCGTCCGCGGATCGTCTCAACGGTAATGTACCCCTTTTCTCTTGGATTATCGACACAGGGGCATCCCACCACATGTCGGGATGCCTTTCACACTTTTCGAATATTCGTACTATCTCGCCTTTATCTGTCGGCCTACCGAATGGTGATCACACGAGTGCTACACAATGCGGAGATATTATATTGTCTCCTCGACTTGTCCTTAAAAACGTCCTCTATGCTGCCACTCTTCAATGTCACTTAATTTCG GACCGTTCCTCGAAGATGGTGATTGGTGCGGGTGAACAGCGCGAGGGACTCTACTATTTAAAGAGCGTTCGAAACGATGAAGCTAAAGCTTTTATGGTAGG TAAGTTTTCTCCTAACCATAGAGCTTTCTTGTCGGCCGTGACCAAAGGTCACGAGCCTAGTACGTTTACCGAAGCTATGCAGGATACACATTGGCGGGAAGCGATGAAACTTGAGATCGACGCGCTTGAAAAGAATAATACCTGGACGCTCGAACAACTACCTCCGAATAAAAAGGCGATAGGTTCGAAATGGgtatacaaaataaaatataatgccgATGGGTCCGTGGAACGATATAAAGCACGGTTGGTAGTTATGGGTAATCGACAAGTTGAAGGGGTTGACTACTATGAAACCTTCGCTCCCACCGTCAAGCTTGTCACCTTTCGAACTTTACTCGCAATTGCCGCAGCTAAACAATGGGAACTCCATCAAATGGATGTCCACAATGCTTTCTTACATGGGGACCTTGAcgaaaaagtttacatgaaaccTCCTCCGGGTTTTAATTTCTCTAAAGACGGGGCCGTATGTCATTTACGCAAGTCCCTATACGGTCTAAAGCAAGCACCTCGATGTTGGTACGCTAAACTTGCTTTGGCACTTCATGGATACGGGTTCAAACAATGCCCCTATGATGACTCTTTGTTCTCCATCACAACTCCCGAAACCGAGGTTCACGTTCTCATATACGTGGATGACTTAGTCATTTGTGGTAACAATTCTGAAATGATCAAGAAATTCAAAGACTACTTATGCAATTGCTTCCACATGAAAGACCTTGGGACCCTCAAGTACTTCCTCGGCCTCGAAATAGCTCGAAACAGTACCGGGATATTTGTTTCTCAACGCAAGTACGCTCTCGATATCCTCTCCGAAGCCGGTCTACTTGGATCAAGGCCGTCGAGCATTCCCATGGAACCCAATCATCATTTGACCTTGTCCAAATCCCCTGCCTTAAATGACCCCCAACCATACCGTCGCCTTGTGGGTCGTCTCGTTTATCTCACAATCACTCGGCCCGAACTTACATACTCTGTCCATATTTTAGCCCAATTTATGCATGCTCCTACCACCGACCATTGGAATGCCGCATTACAAGTGGTTCGTTATCTAAAAACATCTCCTGGCCAAGGCATTCTTCTTCGGTCCGAGTCCGATTTGTCACTTCATGCCTAG